The region CCAGGCCCGCCACCACGGCGCCGTGCCGCCGGACCGCGTCCAGCATCTGCACCACCGACCCGCCCGTCGTCAACACGTCGTCCACCACCAGCACGCGCTCCCCCGGCGCCAGCGTGAAGCCGCGCCGGAACTCCCTGTTGCTGGCGCTCTGCTCGGCGAAGATGCCCCGGACGCCGAGCTGCCGCCCCACCTCGTAGGCCAGGATGACTCCGCCCACGGTCGGCCCCGCCACGGTCTGGATGCGCTGGTCGCGGAAGTGCTCGGCGATGAGCCGGCAGAGGCGCTCCGTGTGCCAGGGGTACTGCAGGATGTGGAACTTCTCCATGTACTGCGAGGAATGCATGCCGGACGTGAGCAGGAAATGCCCGTCCAGCAAAGCGCCGGACTCGCGCAGGATACCCTCGACCTCGGTGGACACGCTCGTCTCGGCCTAGCTGTTGGGTTTGGCGTAGGTGTAGTTGGGGATGAGCCCCCAAGCGCTGAGAGGCCAATAGGTGACC is a window of Dehalococcoidia bacterium DNA encoding:
- the pyrE gene encoding orotate phosphoribosyltransferase — translated: MSTEVEGILRESGALLDGHFLLTSGMHSSQYMEKFHILQYPWHTERLCRLIAEHFRDQRIQTVAGPTVGGVILAYEVGRQLGVRGIFAEQSASNREFRRGFTLAPGERVLVVDDVLTTGGSVVQMLDAVRRHGAVVAGLGILVDRSGGKADLDVPYFACHRMDLPTYAPAECPLCAKGVPLRALGGSQSSSAKV